The following nucleotide sequence is from Acidimicrobiales bacterium.
GCGACCGCCATCGTCCGGTCGGTCATCGACCTGGCCCACGCCATCGAACGTCCGGTCATCGCCGAGGGCGTCGAGAACGAGCGGCAGCTCGAGCTGCTCCTCGAGATGGGGGCGGAGTACGCTCAGGGCTTCTACTTCGCCAAGCCGTGCGAGCCGCATCAGCTTCTCGCGATGCTCGGTCGGCAGGCGAGCTGACGGACGCTGTCAGACGCCGTTGGACGACGTGACGAAGGAGGCTTCCGTTGGCACGTGTGGCCGTGACAGGGGGAGCGGGCTTCCTCGGTTCACACCTGTGCGATGTGCTCGTCGGGCGAGGAGACGAGGTCGTGTGTGTCGACGACCTCTGCACCGGGCGTCTGTCGAACGTGGAACATCTGCGCTCGGAGCGTTCCTTCGCGTTCCTCCGCCACGACGTGACGGAGCCCTTCGACATCGCCGGCGATGTCGACGCGATTCTGCACCTGGCGAGCCCCGCGTCACCGCGCGACTACCTCGAGATGCCGATCGAGACACTGCTGGTGGGCAGCGCCGGGACCCGCAACGCCCTGGAACTCGCGTCGGCCAAGGGGGCCCGTCTCGTTCTCGCGTCGACGAGTGAGGTCTACGGTGATCCGCTCGAGCATCCCCAGGCCGAGGACTACTGGGGCAACGTCAATCCTGTGGGGCCGCGGGGGGTCTACGACGAGGCGAAGCGCTTCGGCGAGGCGCTGACGATGGCGTACCACCGCCACCGTGGGCTGGACACCGGTATCGCCCGGATCTTCAACACCTTCGGCCCGAGGATGCGCCCTGACGACGGGAGGGCGATCTCGAACTTCATCGTCCAGGCTCTGCGCGGCGAGCCGCTCACGGTGTACGGAACAGGTGAGCAGACCCGCAGCTTCTGCTACGTGGACGACCAGATCCGTGGTCTGGTCGCGTTGTTGGATTCCGACGAGCACGATCCGATCAACATCGGCAACCCGACGGAGCTCTCAGTGCTGGAGATCGCGACGCTGGTGATCGACGTCTGTGGGTCGTCGTCGCCCGTCGTTCACATGCCGCTCCCCGTCGATGACCCTGTCGTGAGGCGCCCGGTCATCGAGCGCGCCCAGACGCTGCTGGGGTGGTCACCGCTCATACCGGTGGCGGACGGTCTCGCTCTCACCGTCGAGTGGCTGCGTCAGCGAATCGACCCGTAGACCGCTGATCATTCGGCTACTGGGCCGTGATGCCGCCGTCGATCACATGGATCTGTCCGGTGGTCCACGCGGACTCGTCACTCGCGAGGTAGGTCGCGAGCGCGGCCACCTCGTCGACCGTTCCGGTGCGTCGTAGCGGGTAGAGCTCCGCCACACGGCGCATGCCCTCTTCGACACCCATCCCGGCGGTCATCCCTCCGCCGCCCTCGTAGGACTTCACCACGAGGGGGGTCGGCACCTGGCCCGGGGCGATCCCGTTGAAGCGGACGTTGCTGGGTCCGTACTCGACCGCGGCCTGGCGGGTCATGGCGATGCAGCCGCCCTTTGCGGCGGCGTACGGGAAGATGCCGGGAACACCCAGGATCCCGCCGATGCTGGCCTGGATGATGATCGAGCCGGAGCCCTGCTCGACCATGTGGGGCAGGGCGAACTTGAACGACAGCCACTTGCTCGTGAGATTGACGCCGATGACCCGGTCCCACTGGTCCATCGGTGTGTCGGCCGCGGTGCCAGACCCCGCGATGCCGGCGCAGGCGTAG
It contains:
- a CDS encoding SDR family oxidoreductase: MAVTGGAGFLGSHLCDVLVGRGDEVVCVDDLCTGRLSNVEHLRSERSFAFLRHDVTEPFDIAGDVDAILHLASPASPRDYLEMPIETLLVGSAGTRNALELASAKGARLVLASTSEVYGDPLEHPQAEDYWGNVNPVGPRGVYDEAKRFGEALTMAYHRHRGLDTGIARIFNTFGPRMRPDDGRAISNFIVQALRGEPLTVYGTGEQTRSFCYVDDQIRGLVALLDSDEHDPINIGNPTELSVLEIATLVIDVCGSSSPVVHMPLPVDDPVVRRPVIERAQTLLGWSPLIPVADGLALTVEWLRQRIDP
- a CDS encoding SDR family NAD(P)-dependent oxidoreductase, translating into MTDRLSGKRAIVTGAASGIGEASAKMFAAEGARVFCVDLDADGVRATAETIGDGTVAHVADLSDPAAAEAMTAAAIDALGGVDVVYACAGIAGSGTAADTPMDQWDRVIGVNLTSKWLSFKFALPHMVEQGSGSIIIQASIGGILGVPGIFPYAAAKGGCIAMTRQAAVEYGPSNVRFNGIAPGQVPTPLVVKSYEGGGGMTAGMGVEEGMRRVAELYPLRRTGTVDEVAALATYLASDESAWTTGQIHVIDGGITAQ